A stretch of the uncultured Cohaesibacter sp. genome encodes the following:
- the glgA gene encoding glycogen synthase GlgA encodes MNVLFVASECAPFVKTGGLADVIGSVPKALEALGHDVRILVPAYPAFDKWLDKGEVLLELEDLFGGPARVHAVRAKGLNMLLLEAAHLFDRPGSIYLNPNGEDWEDNAIRFGALSLIGAKIGLDGIGGWKPDVVNAHDWQAGLVPVYLNQSGREAPPVVMTIHNIAFQGLFDASVRGPLGLTEGLFNIDGYEYWHKVGFLKGGLALADRITTVSPTYATELLTHEFGMGLEGLLQSRRSHLSGILNGIDTDTWNPETDSALIKTFNPRSLKRRADNKAWIEEKFGLRSNPDAPLFCVISRLTSQKGLDLLLDTIPTIIRRGARLAVLGSGDPWLENGFKEMADRFAGTIGVEIGYNEDLSHMLQGGSDAILIPSRFEPCGLTQLYGLRYGTIPVVARTGGLADTVIDANEAALATKCATGVQFSPITVDSLDKAINKTCDLFSNSKQWKNMMRRAMMQEVGWDQSASIYEKLFSSLMHE; translated from the coding sequence ATGAACGTACTCTTTGTTGCCTCCGAATGTGCGCCCTTCGTCAAGACGGGCGGTTTGGCCGATGTGATCGGATCGGTTCCCAAAGCGCTTGAAGCTTTGGGGCACGATGTTCGCATTCTGGTGCCTGCTTATCCGGCTTTTGACAAATGGCTGGACAAGGGAGAAGTGCTGCTCGAACTGGAAGATCTGTTCGGCGGCCCCGCCCGTGTCCATGCTGTTCGTGCCAAGGGCTTGAACATGCTGCTTTTGGAGGCAGCCCATTTGTTTGATCGTCCCGGTTCCATCTATCTCAATCCCAATGGGGAAGATTGGGAAGACAATGCCATCCGCTTTGGTGCCCTGTCTCTGATCGGTGCCAAGATCGGTCTGGATGGCATTGGTGGCTGGAAGCCCGATGTGGTCAATGCCCATGATTGGCAGGCCGGGCTGGTGCCGGTTTATCTCAACCAGTCGGGCCGTGAGGCACCTCCGGTCGTGATGACCATTCACAACATCGCCTTCCAGGGCCTGTTCGACGCTTCCGTGCGCGGCCCGCTTGGCCTGACCGAAGGCCTGTTCAACATCGATGGCTATGAATATTGGCACAAGGTCGGATTCCTCAAGGGCGGTTTGGCCTTGGCTGACAGGATCACCACGGTCAGTCCTACCTATGCAACCGAATTGTTGACCCACGAATTCGGCATGGGCCTTGAAGGCTTGTTGCAGTCTCGACGGTCTCATCTTTCGGGCATCCTCAATGGCATTGATACCGACACCTGGAACCCCGAAACCGACTCGGCCCTGATCAAGACCTTCAACCCGCGTTCTCTCAAGCGCCGGGCGGACAACAAGGCTTGGATCGAAGAGAAATTCGGCTTGCGCAGCAATCCCGATGCTCCGCTCTTCTGTGTGATTTCTCGCCTGACATCGCAAAAGGGCCTCGATCTGCTGCTCGACACCATCCCGACCATCATCCGGCGCGGCGCGCGACTGGCTGTCCTTGGCTCTGGAGACCCTTGGCTTGAAAATGGCTTCAAGGAAATGGCGGACCGGTTCGCGGGCACCATCGGTGTGGAGATCGGCTATAACGAGGATCTCTCGCACATGCTGCAAGGCGGCTCGGATGCCATTCTCATTCCGTCGCGCTTTGAACCCTGTGGTCTTACCCAGCTTTATGGTCTGCGCTATGGCACAATCCCGGTTGTCGCCCGCACAGGTGGACTTGCCGACACGGTGATCGACGCCAATGAAGCAGCTTTGGCTACAAAATGTGCAACTGGCGTGCAGTTCTCTCCGATTACCGTAGACAGCCTGGACAAGGCTATCAATAAGACTTGTGATCTCTTTTCCAATTCGAAACAATGGAAAAACATGATGCGACGCGCGATGATGCAGGAAGTTGGCTGGGATCAATCCGCTTCGATTTACGAAAAGTTGTTTTCATCCCTGATGCATGAGTAG
- the glgC gene encoding glucose-1-phosphate adenylyltransferase: protein MKLDRETSRLANQSMAFILAGGKGSRLQELTDKRSKPAMYFGGKSRIIDFALSNAVNSGIRRIGVATQYKAHSLIRHLQRGWSFFREERNEYLDILPASQRMDTEAWYKGTSDAIYQNIDILESYGDKYIVILAGDHIYKQDYALMVRQHVESGADVTVGSIEVPLEDASAFGVMKVDEDDRILEFLEKPADPPHMPGDPTRALASMGIYVFESKFLYEILREEASRPDSENDFGKDIIPRLVKQGKAVAHPFSRSCIRSGLEQKPYWRDVGTIDAFWEANIDLTDFIPELDIYDNNWPIWTHQELTPPAKFIHDEEGRRGQAVSSMVSGGCIISGSALNRCLLFTGVKAHSYSKLSGVVALPYVEINRKAQLKNVVIDRDVKIPAGLVVGEDPELDAKRFRRTDKGVCLITQPMIDKLDL, encoded by the coding sequence ATGAAATTAGATCGCGAGACATCAAGACTTGCAAACCAGTCAATGGCCTTCATTCTGGCCGGAGGCAAGGGAAGCCGCCTGCAGGAATTGACTGACAAACGCTCAAAACCTGCCATGTATTTTGGCGGCAAAAGCAGAATTATCGACTTTGCCCTGTCAAACGCGGTCAATTCGGGTATCCGCCGCATCGGTGTCGCCACCCAATACAAGGCCCACAGCCTCATTCGCCATCTGCAACGCGGCTGGAGCTTCTTCCGTGAGGAACGCAACGAATATCTCGATATCCTGCCAGCCTCCCAGCGCATGGACACTGAAGCTTGGTATAAAGGCACATCTGACGCGATCTATCAGAATATCGACATTCTCGAGAGCTACGGCGACAAATATATCGTCATTCTGGCGGGCGATCACATCTACAAGCAGGACTATGCCTTGATGGTGCGCCAGCATGTGGAAAGCGGCGCTGATGTGACCGTGGGGTCCATCGAGGTGCCTCTTGAAGATGCGTCCGCCTTCGGCGTGATGAAGGTCGACGAGGATGACCGCATTCTTGAATTCCTGGAAAAACCTGCCGATCCGCCCCACATGCCCGGCGATCCGACTCGCGCACTAGCATCCATGGGCATCTATGTCTTTGAATCAAAGTTTCTCTACGAGATCCTTCGCGAAGAGGCCAGCCGTCCAGACAGCGAAAATGACTTCGGCAAAGACATCATTCCGCGCCTTGTCAAGCAAGGCAAGGCTGTCGCACACCCATTCAGTCGGTCTTGCATTCGTTCCGGTTTGGAGCAAAAGCCCTATTGGCGCGATGTGGGAACGATCGATGCCTTCTGGGAAGCCAATATCGACTTGACCGATTTCATTCCAGAACTTGATATCTATGACAACAATTGGCCGATCTGGACCCATCAGGAACTGACCCCACCTGCCAAATTCATCCACGATGAAGAAGGCCGCCGCGGTCAGGCTGTTTCCTCCATGGTGTCCGGTGGCTGTATCATTTCCGGTTCTGCACTCAACCGCTGCTTGCTCTTTACGGGCGTCAAGGCGCATTCCTATTCCAAACTGAGCGGTGTCGTTGCGCTGCCTTATGTGGAAATCAACCGGAAAGCCCAATTGAAGAATGTCGTGATTGATCGCGATGTTAAAATTCCCGCCGGCCTCGTTGTCGGAGAAGACCCCGAACTCGATGCAAAGCGGTTCCGCCGCACCGACAAGGGGGTTTGCCTCATCACCCAGCCGATGATTGATAAATTGGACCTGTAA
- the glgB gene encoding 1,4-alpha-glucan branching protein GlgB: protein MTNISKRDALAIQGGAHSDPFSILGLHHVGDKLVVRAFFPGAWEVDAIDHETGELIAHLERDKDAPDLFSAVIENRSAPFAYKYRITKDQHVWTEEDPYRFGAYIGELDEYLLGEGTHQSLWQVLGAHVTTHEGVDGTHFAVWAPNARRVSVVGNFNGWDGRRHQMRIRGSTGVWEIFIPGIADGEPYKYEVLNRLGHLVPLKADPVGFGAEHPPRTASIVRDLKGHEWKDGAWMSKRHALNRIDKPISIYEVHLGSWRRVTDEGNRPLSYQELAHELVSYVKDMGFTHIELLPISEFPFDGSWGYQPVGLYAPTIRHGTLEEFRAFIEACHEAEIGVLIDWVPGHFPEDDHGLGRFDGTALYEHEDRREGFHPDWNTLVYNYGRKEVANFLAANALYWFKEYHIDGLRVDAVASMLYRDYSRNDGEWVPNKDGGRENYEAIDFLRNMNEMVYREANGIMTVAEESTAFPGVSQPTSYGGLGFGFKWNMGWMNDTLRYMSHDPVYRKYHHHDMTFGMHYAFSENFILPLSHDEVVHGKGSLLNRMPGYPSDQFANLRAYYGFMWAHPGKKLLFMGCEFAQGEEWNHDKSLDWHLLNHDFQRGVQSLVRDLNKVYREVPALYRLDCKPEGFEWIEANAHTDSVFAWVRRGEEGDAPVLVISNMTPVERENYRIGVPHSGRWLEILNTDASAYAGEGRGNMGAAETEEVPSHGRDVSLSVFLPPLSTLYFQLERA, encoded by the coding sequence ATGACCAACATCTCCAAGCGCGATGCGCTCGCCATTCAGGGCGGAGCCCACAGCGATCCTTTTTCCATTCTCGGCTTGCATCATGTGGGCGACAAGCTGGTCGTCCGGGCATTTTTCCCCGGTGCGTGGGAAGTCGATGCAATCGATCACGAGACTGGCGAACTGATCGCCCATCTTGAGCGAGACAAGGATGCGCCTGATCTGTTTTCCGCTGTCATAGAGAACCGTTCGGCTCCCTTTGCCTACAAATACCGGATCACCAAGGACCAGCATGTCTGGACCGAAGAAGATCCATACCGTTTCGGCGCCTATATTGGTGAGCTGGATGAATATTTGCTGGGTGAGGGCACCCATCAAAGTCTCTGGCAGGTGCTTGGTGCCCATGTTACCACGCATGAAGGCGTGGATGGCACCCATTTTGCTGTTTGGGCACCCAATGCCCGCCGCGTATCCGTCGTAGGCAACTTCAATGGGTGGGATGGCCGCCGTCATCAAATGCGCATTCGTGGCAGCACCGGCGTCTGGGAGATTTTCATTCCCGGCATTGCCGATGGTGAACCCTACAAATATGAAGTGCTGAACCGACTGGGCCATCTGGTGCCGCTGAAAGCCGACCCGGTTGGTTTTGGCGCCGAACATCCGCCGCGTACCGCTTCCATCGTCCGGGATTTGAAAGGTCACGAGTGGAAAGACGGCGCATGGATGAGCAAGCGCCATGCGCTCAACCGCATCGACAAGCCGATCTCGATCTATGAAGTCCATCTGGGCAGCTGGAGGCGTGTCACCGACGAAGGCAATCGCCCGCTTTCCTATCAGGAACTGGCCCATGAGCTGGTGTCCTATGTCAAGGATATGGGCTTTACCCATATCGAGCTGTTGCCCATCTCGGAATTTCCATTTGACGGCTCCTGGGGCTATCAGCCGGTTGGCTTGTATGCCCCGACCATTCGCCATGGGACGCTGGAAGAATTCCGCGCCTTCATCGAAGCGTGCCACGAAGCTGAAATCGGCGTGCTGATCGATTGGGTGCCCGGCCATTTCCCCGAGGATGATCACGGTTTGGGCCGCTTTGACGGCACCGCTCTTTATGAGCATGAAGACCGCCGCGAAGGCTTCCATCCGGACTGGAATACACTTGTCTATAATTATGGCCGCAAGGAAGTGGCCAATTTCCTCGCTGCCAATGCCCTTTATTGGTTCAAGGAATATCACATTGACGGCCTGCGCGTGGATGCGGTCGCCTCAATGCTCTATCGCGACTATTCGCGCAACGACGGCGAGTGGGTGCCAAACAAGGATGGTGGCCGCGAAAATTATGAAGCCATCGATTTCCTGCGCAACATGAATGAAATGGTCTATCGCGAAGCCAATGGCATCATGACGGTGGCTGAGGAATCAACTGCCTTTCCGGGCGTCAGTCAGCCAACCTCCTATGGTGGTCTTGGCTTTGGCTTCAAGTGGAACATGGGCTGGATGAACGACACCCTGCGCTACATGTCCCACGATCCGGTATATCGAAAATACCATCACCACGACATGACATTTGGCATGCACTATGCCTTTTCTGAAAACTTCATTCTGCCTCTGAGCCACGATGAAGTGGTTCATGGCAAAGGGTCTCTGCTGAACCGGATGCCGGGCTATCCGTCCGATCAATTTGCCAACTTGCGCGCCTATTACGGCTTCATGTGGGCACATCCGGGCAAGAAACTCCTCTTCATGGGCTGCGAATTCGCGCAAGGCGAAGAGTGGAATCACGACAAGAGCCTCGACTGGCACTTGCTCAATCATGATTTCCAGCGTGGGGTCCAGTCTCTCGTGCGTGACCTCAACAAGGTCTATCGCGAAGTGCCTGCCTTGTATCGACTTGATTGCAAGCCAGAAGGGTTTGAATGGATCGAGGCCAACGCCCATACCGATTCGGTCTTTGCCTGGGTCCGACGCGGGGAAGAGGGGGATGCACCGGTTCTGGTCATCTCCAATATGACACCAGTCGAACGGGAGAATTATCGAATCGGCGTACCACATAGCGGTCGCTGGCTTGAAATCCTCAACACAGACGCTTCCGCATATGCCGGGGAGGGCCGTGGAAATATGGGCGCTGCAGAAACCGAAGAGGTTCCGTCACATGGTCGTGATGTCTCTCTGTCCGTGTTCTTGCCGCCACTTTCGACACTCTATTTCCAGCTCGAAAGAGCATGA
- a CDS encoding glycogen/starch/alpha-glucan phosphorylase → MPTKIFQIKMKEQILRHLKYSLGKDPGHSTRYDWRMALSLALRDMVVVPWFDSTRKTYDSNAKRVYYLSMEFLIGRLVEDVAINLGFEDVARDAMKDMGQDYDEIVSQEPDAALGNGGLGRLAACFLDSLSTLGIPAHGYGIRYEYGLFEQRFEDGRQIETAEGWLAQRNVWEFERPEVSYVIGFGGHVSETDGRTVWYPSETVRASAYDAPTLGWQANWCNTLRLWSAKPTRKFDLASFNRGDFLAASAPEALARTISRVLYPDDTTESGKELRLKQEYFFTAASIQDLIRRYLSTNDDLTNLPEKAAIQLNDTHPAVAGPELVRILSDIHDIEIHEAIKIARKCLGYTNHTLLPEALERWPEHLFARILPRHYRIIEIIQEDHLKETGSDIRIINNGNVNMGELAFIMALNVNGVSALHTELVKQTVFQDLHKVYPSRIINETNGITPRRWLYSCNKPLRKLINSSIGNDWPNDLEQLEKLARYADDSEFQAQFMAAKRQNKERFISWLGDQTDAIINPDAMLDVQVKRIHEYKRQLMNLFEAVAYWNEIKENPKKDWTPRVKVFGGKAAPGYVVAKQIIHLINDVAKVINSDPVTKDYLQIVFPANYNVTMAEVLIPAADLSEQISTAGKEASGTGNMKFALNGALTIGTLDGANVEIRDHVGAKNFFLCGLTAEEVVERRKEHDYSRKAIEASPRLYRVLNQIASGVFSPQEPHRYASIVQMMYENDYFMVTTDFDDYFNTQRKVDSTFKDVTTWTKMAILNTANVGWFSSDRTIRGYAKDIWDAKSLL, encoded by the coding sequence ATGCCGACCAAGATTTTCCAGATCAAAATGAAAGAACAAATTCTTCGTCATCTGAAATACTCTCTCGGAAAGGACCCCGGGCATTCGACCCGCTATGACTGGCGGATGGCGCTTTCCCTGGCTCTGCGGGACATGGTTGTGGTGCCGTGGTTTGATAGCACTCGCAAGACATATGATAGCAACGCCAAGCGCGTTTATTATCTATCGATGGAATTTCTGATCGGTCGTCTGGTTGAAGATGTGGCGATCAATCTGGGGTTTGAAGACGTTGCCCGTGACGCCATGAAGGATATGGGGCAGGACTATGACGAGATTGTTTCTCAGGAACCGGATGCGGCGCTCGGCAATGGCGGTCTTGGACGCCTCGCAGCCTGCTTCCTTGATTCCCTGTCCACCCTCGGAATTCCAGCCCATGGCTATGGTATCCGCTATGAATATGGCTTATTTGAACAGCGCTTTGAAGATGGCCGTCAGATTGAAACAGCTGAAGGCTGGCTCGCCCAGCGCAACGTTTGGGAATTTGAACGCCCCGAAGTGTCCTACGTCATCGGCTTTGGTGGCCATGTAAGCGAAACCGACGGACGCACTGTTTGGTATCCATCCGAAACCGTGCGTGCCTCTGCCTATGATGCACCAACCCTTGGCTGGCAGGCCAACTGGTGCAACACCTTGCGCCTTTGGTCGGCAAAACCGACCCGCAAATTTGATCTGGCAAGCTTTAACCGCGGTGATTTCCTTGCAGCCAGTGCACCAGAGGCCCTGGCTCGGACCATCTCGCGGGTTCTGTATCCCGATGACACCACCGAAAGCGGCAAGGAACTGCGCCTCAAGCAGGAATATTTCTTCACGGCTGCTTCCATTCAGGATCTGATCCGACGCTATCTTTCAACCAATGACGATTTGACCAATCTGCCAGAAAAAGCGGCGATCCAGCTCAATGACACCCACCCGGCCGTTGCCGGTCCAGAGCTGGTGCGCATCTTGAGTGACATTCATGACATTGAAATTCATGAGGCGATCAAGATTGCGCGCAAGTGCCTTGGTTATACCAACCATACCTTGTTGCCTGAGGCGCTGGAGCGCTGGCCGGAGCATCTGTTTGCGCGCATCTTGCCGCGCCATTACCGGATCATCGAAATCATTCAGGAAGATCATCTGAAGGAAACCGGCTCAGACATCCGCATCATCAACAATGGCAACGTCAATATGGGCGAACTCGCCTTCATCATGGCGCTCAATGTCAATGGTGTATCGGCGTTGCATACCGAGCTTGTCAAACAGACTGTTTTCCAGGATCTGCACAAGGTCTATCCGAGCCGCATCATCAACGAAACCAACGGCATCACACCGCGCCGCTGGCTCTATTCCTGCAACAAGCCTTTGCGCAAACTGATCAACTCGTCCATCGGCAACGATTGGCCCAATGATCTCGAACAGCTTGAGAAACTGGCTCGTTATGCCGATGATTCCGAATTTCAGGCCCAGTTCATGGCGGCCAAGCGTCAGAACAAGGAACGCTTTATATCGTGGCTCGGGGATCAGACCGACGCGATCATCAATCCCGATGCCATGCTCGACGTGCAGGTCAAGCGTATCCATGAATATAAGCGTCAGCTGATGAACCTGTTCGAAGCGGTCGCCTATTGGAACGAGATCAAGGAAAATCCGAAGAAAGACTGGACCCCGCGCGTCAAGGTCTTTGGCGGCAAGGCAGCCCCTGGCTATGTGGTCGCCAAGCAGATCATTCACCTGATCAACGATGTCGCAAAAGTCATCAACAGTGACCCGGTGACCAAGGATTATCTCCAGATCGTGTTCCCGGCCAACTATAACGTGACCATGGCAGAAGTCCTGATCCCGGCAGCCGATCTTTCCGAACAAATCTCCACCGCTGGCAAGGAAGCGTCCGGCACGGGTAACATGAAATTTGCCCTCAATGGCGCGTTGACAATCGGCACGCTCGATGGTGCCAACGTCGAAATTCGCGATCATGTCGGGGCTAAGAATTTCTTCCTATGCGGCCTGACGGCAGAGGAAGTGGTCGAGCGCCGCAAGGAACATGATTATTCGCGCAAGGCCATCGAAGCCAGCCCGCGCCTTTATCGCGTGCTCAACCAGATTGCCAGCGGCGTCTTCTCACCGCAGGAGCCGCATCGCTACGCATCGATCGTGCAGATGATGTATGAGAATGACTACTTCATGGTGACCACTGATTTTGATGACTATTTCAATACCCAGCGCAAGGTCGACTCAACCTTCAAGGATGTGACGACCTGGACCAAAATGGCCATTCTCAACACTGCCAATGTGGGCTGGTTCTCTTCTGACAGGACCATTCGGGGCTATGCCAAAGACATTTGGGATGCCAAATCGTTGCTGTAG
- a CDS encoding phosphomannomutase, which produces MSSKFGTSGLRGLSENLLGFPSTQYTLAFCRHLAASGHAKQGDPILVGQDFRASSPGIAVRCVAAIEQAGFQPILCGALPTPALACYGQKRNAASLMITGSHIPADRNGIKFYLPSGEITKQDELAICAHAAEITEDLDPVAANALHEEAEAAAHFTARLQAILPDQALSGMKIGVYQHSTVAREMLVDILRFYGADSVPLGWSDDFIPVDTEAVSPETLSLLAEWAKEGTYDAFVSADGDGDRPLVADGQGVPLRGDLLGLMTARFLQADVVVTPVTSNSGIERNGDFEVLRTQVGSPFVIAGMEKALADGRDHIVGFEANGGFLTASSFMPTHNVLAALPTRDCFLPILSALYLSKVEQKPLSAFEADYHMPVADADRLKDYAQSRSSALMAELSASPDNLAAFLAPVGKVATVSDIDGLRVTLEGGQVIHFRPSGNAPEMRCYVEAADEPQAKALLLNGLALLEGFKG; this is translated from the coding sequence ATGAGCAGCAAATTTGGCACAAGTGGCCTTAGAGGACTTTCCGAAAATCTGCTGGGATTTCCCTCCACGCAATATACCTTGGCTTTTTGTCGCCATCTTGCAGCCTCTGGTCATGCGAAGCAGGGTGACCCAATCCTTGTTGGGCAAGACTTTCGCGCCTCAAGTCCAGGGATTGCGGTGCGCTGTGTGGCAGCAATCGAGCAGGCCGGCTTCCAGCCCATTTTATGCGGCGCGCTGCCAACACCTGCCTTGGCCTGCTATGGCCAGAAGCGCAATGCAGCATCGCTGATGATCACCGGCTCTCACATCCCCGCCGACCGCAATGGCATCAAATTCTATTTGCCATCGGGTGAAATCACCAAACAGGATGAATTGGCCATTTGCGCCCATGCCGCCGAGATCACCGAAGATCTGGACCCTGTTGCAGCGAACGCTCTGCATGAAGAAGCCGAGGCTGCGGCTCATTTCACCGCCCGCCTGCAAGCGATCCTGCCGGATCAGGCGTTAAGCGGCATGAAAATCGGCGTCTATCAACATTCAACAGTGGCGCGAGAGATGTTGGTCGACATTCTCCGTTTCTATGGCGCAGACAGTGTGCCATTGGGCTGGTCAGACGATTTCATTCCTGTCGACACCGAAGCTGTTTCGCCAGAGACGCTTTCCCTGTTGGCAGAGTGGGCAAAAGAGGGCACCTATGATGCCTTTGTCTCGGCAGACGGCGACGGAGACCGACCATTGGTGGCAGACGGGCAGGGGGTGCCTCTTCGCGGCGATTTGTTGGGTCTGATGACCGCGCGTTTCTTGCAAGCGGATGTGGTTGTAACGCCCGTCACCTCCAATTCCGGCATTGAGCGCAATGGTGATTTCGAGGTTCTGCGGACGCAAGTTGGCTCCCCGTTCGTCATTGCAGGCATGGAGAAAGCGCTCGCCGACGGGCGTGATCACATTGTTGGATTTGAAGCCAATGGCGGATTCCTGACGGCCTCCAGCTTCATGCCAACGCATAATGTCCTTGCCGCACTGCCTACGAGAGACTGTTTCCTGCCGATCTTGTCTGCACTATATCTTTCCAAGGTCGAGCAGAAGCCGCTTTCTGCGTTCGAGGCTGATTATCATATGCCGGTGGCCGATGCGGATCGCCTGAAGGACTATGCTCAGAGCCGCAGCAGTGCTCTGATGGCCGAACTTTCCGCTTCGCCCGATAATTTGGCTGCCTTCCTTGCCCCCGTTGGCAAGGTTGCTACTGTCAGCGATATTGATGGTTTGCGCGTCACTCTTGAAGGCGGGCAGGTCATCCATTTCCGCCCATCGGGCAACGCACCCGAAATGCGCTGCTATGTCGAGGCGGCCGATGAGCCTCAAGCCAAGGCTCTATTGCTGAACGGTCTCGCCCTGCTGGAAGGCTTCAAAGGCTGA
- a CDS encoding substrate-binding protein, producing the protein MSKLLISRRGVIKSSAAIGAGLAMPTIFTSNANAFTNAPTGSTVTLGFNVPQTGPYADEGADELLAQKLAVEHLNGEGDGGCLNTFTSKALKGNGILGKKVEFVTGDTQTKSDAARASARSMIEKDGAIMINGGSSSGVAVAVQGLCQEAGVIFMAGLTHSNDTTGKDRKANGFRHFFNAYMSAAALAPILGKELGKDRRAYHLTADYTWGWTQQESMQAATEAMGWQTVNNVLTPLATTDFSSYIAPVINAGADVLVLNHYGGNMVNSLTNAVQFGLLDKMVNNKEFKIIVPLYSELMAAGAGENIKGVLGSMNYNWQLDNAGSKAFVKSFGEKYGRPPSNSAQTCYAQVLLYADACERAGTFNPCGVAEALEGFEFDGLGNGKTLYRADDHQCFKDVLVVRGAQNPTTAYDTLEIVEVTPVDQVTYAPNHAMFGGDDAKLGTCNAGA; encoded by the coding sequence ATGAGCAAACTATTGATTTCGCGTCGTGGTGTGATCAAGTCCAGCGCGGCTATCGGCGCGGGTCTGGCTATGCCAACGATTTTTACTTCTAACGCAAATGCTTTTACCAATGCCCCAACCGGGTCAACCGTAACCCTCGGTTTCAACGTTCCACAGACAGGTCCTTATGCTGACGAAGGCGCTGACGAACTTCTCGCGCAGAAGCTGGCTGTTGAGCATCTGAATGGCGAAGGCGACGGCGGCTGCCTTAACACCTTCACCTCAAAGGCACTCAAGGGCAATGGCATCCTCGGCAAGAAGGTTGAGTTCGTAACGGGTGACACCCAGACCAAATCTGACGCCGCTCGCGCATCGGCTCGCTCGATGATCGAAAAAGACGGCGCGATCATGATCAACGGTGGCTCATCCTCTGGTGTGGCTGTGGCTGTTCAGGGTCTGTGTCAGGAAGCAGGCGTCATCTTCATGGCTGGCCTCACCCATTCCAATGACACCACCGGTAAAGACCGTAAAGCAAACGGCTTCCGCCACTTCTTCAACGCCTATATGTCGGCAGCCGCGTTGGCACCGATCCTTGGCAAGGAACTTGGCAAAGATCGTCGTGCCTATCACTTGACTGCTGATTATACCTGGGGCTGGACCCAGCAGGAATCCATGCAGGCAGCAACCGAAGCCATGGGTTGGCAGACTGTCAACAACGTCTTGACCCCGCTGGCGACCACGGACTTCTCGTCCTACATCGCACCGGTGATCAATGCGGGTGCCGATGTGCTGGTTCTGAACCATTACGGCGGCAACATGGTCAATTCCCTGACCAACGCTGTGCAGTTCGGCCTGCTTGACAAGATGGTCAACAACAAGGAATTCAAGATCATCGTGCCTCTCTATTCGGAATTGATGGCTGCCGGTGCTGGCGAGAACATCAAGGGCGTGCTTGGTTCGATGAACTATAACTGGCAGCTCGACAATGCCGGATCCAAGGCATTCGTTAAGTCCTTTGGCGAGAAATATGGCCGTCCGCCATCCAACTCCGCTCAGACATGCTACGCACAGGTTCTGCTCTATGCCGATGCCTGTGAGCGCGCAGGCACCTTCAATCCATGTGGTGTTGCGGAAGCTCTGGAAGGCTTTGAGTTTGATGGTCTTGGCAATGGCAAGACCCTGTATCGTGCTGATGATCACCAGTGCTTCAAAGACGTTCTGGTCGTGCGTGGTGCACAGAATCCTACCACCGCCTATGACACACTGGAAATCGTTGAAGTTACCCCAGTTGACCAAGTCACCTATGCACCAAACCATGCCATGTTTGGTGGTGACGACGCCAAACTCGGCACCTGCAACGCCGGCGCATAA